One window from the genome of Enterobacteriaceae bacterium Kacie_13 encodes:
- the pepQ gene encoding Xaa-Pro dipeptidase, producing MESLTTLYKEHIATLQSRTREILQRSQLDALLIHSGELITTFLDDHSYPFKVNPQFKAWVPVTKVPNCWLWVDGVNAPKLWFYSPVDYWHSHEPLPDSFWTKEVAITPLANADDIKGQLPVDLKRVGYIGSSQDRAISMGVPAANVNPKAVLDFLHYHRSYKTGYELACMREAQKVAVSGHRAAKEAFLSGMSEFDINLAYLTATGHRDTDVPYDNIVALNEHASVLHYTTLDNQPPSEMRSFLLDAGAEYNGYAADLTRTYAGKPDSDFGALVKDLNTEQLALVDSIKSGVRYTDYHVQMHHRIAKLLKAHKLVVDISEDAMVEQNLTGPFLPHGLGHPLGLQVHDVAGFMQDDKGTHQAAPSQYPYLRCTRVIEPGMVLTIEPGLYFIDSLLGPLREGQFSKHFAWDRIEAMKPFGGIRIEDNIVIHDNRIENMTRDLKLA from the coding sequence ATGGAATCGCTTACTACGCTTTATAAAGAACATATCGCCACGTTGCAGTCGCGTACCCGCGAAATTCTGCAACGTTCTCAGCTTGATGCGTTACTTATTCACTCCGGTGAACTGATAACGACCTTCCTTGATGACCACAGTTATCCCTTTAAAGTGAATCCGCAATTCAAAGCCTGGGTGCCGGTCACCAAAGTGCCGAACTGTTGGTTGTGGGTCGATGGTGTGAATGCGCCGAAGCTGTGGTTCTATTCGCCGGTCGACTACTGGCACAGCCACGAGCCGCTACCGGACTCGTTCTGGACCAAAGAAGTCGCTATTACGCCGCTGGCTAACGCCGATGATATCAAAGGTCAGTTGCCGGTAGACCTGAAGCGCGTCGGTTATATCGGTTCAAGCCAGGATCGCGCCATCAGCATGGGCGTGCCCGCTGCTAATGTGAATCCCAAAGCGGTGCTGGATTTCCTGCATTATCATCGTTCGTATAAAACAGGCTATGAGCTGGCCTGTATGCGTGAAGCGCAGAAAGTGGCAGTCAGCGGACATCGCGCGGCGAAAGAAGCGTTCCTGTCAGGGATGAGCGAGTTTGATATCAATCTGGCGTATCTCACCGCCACCGGCCACCGCGATACCGATGTGCCGTATGACAATATTGTTGCGCTGAACGAACACGCGTCCGTACTGCATTACACCACGCTCGATAACCAGCCGCCGTCCGAGATGCGTAGCTTCCTGCTGGACGCTGGTGCGGAATACAACGGTTATGCCGCTGATCTTACCCGCACCTATGCCGGGAAACCGGACAGTGATTTCGGTGCGCTGGTAAAAGATCTCAATACCGAGCAACTGGCTTTAGTTGACTCAATTAAGTCCGGCGTACGCTATACCGACTATCATGTTCAGATGCATCACCGTATTGCCAAACTATTGAAAGCGCACAAGCTGGTGGTGGATATCAGTGAAGACGCGATGGTGGAACAGAACCTGACCGGGCCATTCCTGCCGCATGGTCTTGGGCATCCGCTGGGATTGCAGGTGCATGACGTCGCTGGCTTTATGCAGGACGATAAAGGTACCCATCAGGCTGCGCCTTCGCAGTATCCGTATCTGCGTTGCACCCGCGTGATTGAGCCGGGCATGGTGCTGACCATCGAACCGGGTTTGTATTTTATCGATTCGCTGCTGGGGCCGTTGCGCGAAGGGCAATTCAGTAAGCACTTTGCCTGGGATCGTATCGAGGCAATGAAGCCGTTTGGCGGGATCCGTATCGAGGACAACATTGTTATCCACGATAACCGTATCGAAAACATGACCCGTGATCTTAAGCTGGCCTGA
- the trkH gene encoding Trk system potassium transporter TrkH — protein MHFRAITRIVGVLVILFSGTMIIPGLVALIYRDGAGRAFSQTFFVALTIGLFLWLPNRKQKSELKPREGFLIVVLFWTVLGSVGALPFLFSERPNLSLTDAFFESFSGLTTTGATTLVGLDSLPKAILFYRQMLQWFGGMGIIVLAVAILPILGVGGMQLYRAEMPGPLKDNKMRPRIAETAKTLWLIYVLLTIACALSLWGAGMSVFDAIGHSFSTIAIGGFSTHDASIGYFHSGTINSIIAVFLLISGCNYGLHFAMLSGRNLKVYWRDPEFRMFIGVQFTLVVICTIVLWIHNVYGSGLETINQAFFQVVSMATTAGYTTDSISKWPLFLPLLLLCSAFIGGCAGSTGGGLKVIRILLLYLQGSRELKRLVHPNAVYTIKLGNRALPERIIEAVWGFFSAYALVFIVSMLAIVATGVDNFSAFAAVTATLNNLGPGLGVVADNFASMNSVAKWILIVTMLFGRLEVFTLLVLFTPTFWRE, from the coding sequence ATGCATTTTCGTGCCATAACACGCATCGTCGGGGTGCTTGTCATCCTGTTTTCCGGAACGATGATCATTCCCGGTCTGGTCGCCCTGATTTATCGAGACGGTGCGGGACGTGCGTTCAGTCAGACGTTCTTCGTCGCCCTGACGATTGGACTCTTCCTCTGGCTCCCCAATCGAAAGCAGAAGAGTGAACTGAAGCCGCGCGAGGGTTTTCTCATCGTGGTTCTGTTCTGGACGGTGCTGGGCAGCGTCGGGGCATTACCCTTTCTGTTCTCCGAACGGCCAAACCTCTCACTCACCGATGCGTTCTTTGAATCTTTCTCCGGCCTGACGACGACCGGTGCGACTACTCTGGTCGGGCTGGATTCCTTACCGAAAGCGATTCTGTTCTACCGGCAAATGCTGCAATGGTTTGGCGGTATGGGGATCATCGTGCTCGCCGTAGCCATCCTGCCGATATTGGGCGTTGGTGGGATGCAGCTGTATCGCGCTGAAATGCCGGGGCCGTTGAAAGATAATAAGATGCGCCCGCGCATTGCTGAAACGGCGAAAACCCTGTGGCTGATCTATGTGTTGCTGACTATCGCCTGTGCATTATCGCTATGGGGCGCAGGGATGTCGGTTTTCGATGCCATCGGGCATAGCTTCTCCACCATTGCCATCGGCGGCTTCTCGACACATGACGCCAGCATCGGTTATTTCCATAGCGGCACCATCAACAGCATTATCGCTGTGTTCCTGCTGATCTCCGGTTGTAACTATGGTCTGCACTTCGCGATGTTGAGTGGCCGTAACCTGAAGGTGTACTGGCGTGATCCGGAATTCCGCATGTTCATTGGCGTACAGTTTACGCTGGTGGTCATCTGCACGATTGTTCTGTGGATCCATAATGTCTACGGGTCGGGGCTGGAGACCATTAATCAGGCGTTCTTCCAGGTGGTATCAATGGCCACCACGGCGGGTTACACCACAGACAGTATTTCGAAGTGGCCGCTATTCCTTCCTCTTCTATTATTGTGTTCAGCGTTTATCGGCGGCTGTGCCGGTTCGACCGGCGGTGGCCTGAAGGTTATTCGTATCCTCCTGTTGTATTTACAAGGCTCGCGCGAACTGAAAAGGCTGGTTCATCCGAATGCGGTTTACACCATTAAGCTGGGTAACCGCGCGCTGCCGGAACGTATCATCGAAGCCGTATGGGGATTTTTCTCGGCTTATGCGCTGGTGTTTATTGTCAGCATGCTGGCAATTGTTGCGACTGGCGTGGATAACTTCTCGGCATTCGCCGCTGTCACGGCCACGCTTAACAACCTGGGGCCGGGACTGGGCGTTGTCGCCGATAACTTTGCGTCCATGAATTCTGTGGCGAAATGGATCCTGATCGTCACCATGCTGTTTGGTCGTCTTGAGGTCTTCACACTATTAGTCCTGTTTACGCCGACGTTCTGGCGCGAATAA
- the fadB gene encoding fatty acid oxidation complex subunit alpha FadB, with product MLYQGETLHLHWLDEGIAELVFDAPGSVNKLDTQTVASLGEAIAVLEKQSDLKGLLLSSAKPAFIVGADITEFLSLFNAPAEKLHEWLNFANSIFNRLEDLPVPTLSAISGYALGGGCECVLATDFRISTADARIGLPETSLGIMPGFGGSVRLPRLIGTDSALEIIAAGKNISGKEALKVGLVDAVIDADKLRDAGISMLRQAVDGKLEWRSRRDPKRLPLKLSHIEAAMSFSVAKSMVMQNAGKHYPAPITAVKTIEAAARLGRDEALKLETASFVPLAQSKEARALVSIFLNDQFVKAKAKKLAHDSEKPLQAAVLGAGIMGGGIAYQSALKGVPVMMKDINDQSLTLGMNEAAKLLNKQLERGKLDGLKMAKVLSTIHPTLDYSGIKRANVVVEAVVENPKVKAAVLAEAESLLDADTVLASNTSTIPIDQLAASLKRPENFCGMHFFNPVHRMPLVEIVRGAKTSDKTLSRIVSYALTMGKTPIVVNDCPGFFVNRVLFPYFSGFSLLLRDGADFRQIDKVMEKQFGWPMGPAYLLDVVGIDTAHHAQAVMAAGFPQRMARDYRDAVDVLFDNRRFGQKNQLGFYRYSEDSKGKPRKEVDEQALSLLAENLKPSHADFSPQDIIARMMIPMINEVVRCFEEGIIASPAEADMALVYGIGFPPFHGGPFRYLDTIGTAEYLKMTEHYAHLGPMYQAPDGLRAKAQTNESYYPVAAPLENISTGNQA from the coding sequence ATGCTTTACCAAGGCGAAACATTACACCTGCACTGGCTCGACGAGGGTATCGCGGAGCTGGTGTTCGACGCTCCGGGCTCGGTGAATAAGCTTGATACCCAAACAGTCGCCAGCTTAGGCGAGGCGATTGCGGTACTCGAAAAACAGTCCGATCTGAAAGGTTTGCTGCTCAGCTCAGCCAAACCTGCTTTTATCGTCGGCGCAGATATCACTGAGTTTTTGTCCCTGTTCAACGCGCCAGCGGAGAAATTGCATGAGTGGCTGAATTTCGCCAACAGCATTTTCAACCGGCTTGAAGATTTACCGGTACCGACACTTTCTGCCATCAGCGGTTATGCGCTGGGCGGCGGCTGCGAGTGTGTGCTGGCGACTGATTTTCGTATCAGCACCGCTGACGCGCGCATTGGTTTACCGGAAACCAGCTTAGGCATTATGCCGGGCTTCGGTGGTTCCGTTCGCCTCCCGCGCCTGATCGGTACCGACAGCGCCCTGGAAATTATCGCCGCAGGTAAAAACATCAGCGGGAAAGAAGCCCTGAAAGTCGGGCTGGTCGATGCGGTGATTGATGCCGATAAGCTGCGAGACGCCGGGATTTCTATGCTCAGACAGGCGGTTGACGGCAAACTGGAATGGCGAAGCCGCCGTGACCCGAAACGCCTGCCGCTCAAACTTAGCCATATTGAAGCTGCGATGAGTTTCAGCGTGGCGAAAAGCATGGTCATGCAAAACGCTGGCAAACACTATCCGGCTCCGATAACCGCAGTCAAAACCATTGAAGCCGCCGCGCGTCTTGGCCGCGACGAAGCACTCAAATTAGAAACCGCCAGCTTTGTGCCTCTCGCACAATCCAAAGAAGCGCGGGCGCTGGTCAGCATTTTCCTTAACGATCAGTTCGTCAAAGCCAAAGCTAAAAAACTGGCGCATGACAGCGAAAAACCGTTGCAGGCCGCCGTCCTGGGCGCAGGCATTATGGGCGGCGGGATCGCTTACCAGTCCGCGCTGAAAGGTGTGCCGGTCATGATGAAAGATATCAATGATCAGTCCCTGACACTCGGCATGAACGAAGCCGCCAAGTTGCTCAACAAGCAGCTTGAGCGTGGAAAGCTCGATGGACTGAAGATGGCGAAAGTGCTTTCGACCATTCATCCGACGCTGGATTACAGCGGCATCAAACGCGCCAACGTGGTGGTCGAAGCTGTAGTGGAAAATCCAAAAGTGAAAGCCGCAGTGCTGGCCGAAGCTGAATCGTTACTCGACGCCGATACCGTTCTGGCCTCCAATACCTCAACCATTCCTATCGATCAACTGGCTGCCTCGCTGAAACGCCCGGAAAACTTCTGCGGCATGCACTTCTTCAACCCGGTGCACCGTATGCCGCTGGTGGAAATTGTTCGTGGCGCGAAAACTTCAGATAAAACGCTGTCGCGCATCGTCTCTTATGCGCTGACCATGGGCAAAACACCGATCGTAGTCAACGACTGTCCGGGGTTCTTCGTTAACCGCGTCCTGTTTCCATACTTCTCCGGCTTTAGTTTGCTGCTGCGTGACGGCGCTGACTTCCGTCAGATCGACAAAGTGATGGAAAAACAGTTCGGCTGGCCGATGGGCCCGGCGTATCTGCTGGACGTGGTCGGCATCGACACCGCACATCATGCACAGGCAGTGATGGCGGCTGGATTCCCGCAGCGTATGGCACGGGACTATCGCGACGCAGTGGACGTGTTATTCGATAACCGCCGTTTTGGTCAGAAAAATCAGTTGGGCTTCTACCGTTACAGCGAAGACAGCAAAGGCAAACCACGTAAAGAAGTGGATGAACAGGCGCTCAGCCTGCTGGCTGAAAACCTCAAACCGTCTCACGCTGACTTCTCACCGCAGGACATCATTGCCCGCATGATGATCCCGATGATTAACGAAGTCGTCCGCTGTTTTGAGGAAGGCATCATCGCCAGCCCGGCAGAAGCGGATATGGCGCTGGTGTACGGCATCGGTTTCCCTCCGTTCCACGGCGGTCCGTTCCGTTATCTCGATACGATCGGCACGGCTGAATATCTGAAAATGACCGAACATTACGCGCACCTGGGGCCGATGTATCAGGCACCGGACGGGCTTCGCGCCAAAGCGCAAACCAATGAAAGTTACTACCCGGTTGCGGCTCCGCTGGAAAACATCAGCACCGGTAATCAGGCATAA
- the hemG gene encoding menaquinone-dependent protoporphyrinogen IX dehydrogenase: protein MKALILYSSRDGQTHAISSYIASELKEKCNCDVIDLAHAEHVDLKIYDQVMIGASIRYGHFNVVLDKFVKKHADTLNQMPSAFFGVNLTARKPEKRSPQTNAYVRKFLLSSPWEPAICGVFAGALRYPRYRWLDKVMIQLIMRMTGGETDTSKEVEYTDWQQVAKFAEDFGQISYKKSH from the coding sequence ATGAAAGCGTTGATACTCTACTCAAGCCGTGACGGGCAGACTCATGCCATATCTTCTTATATTGCCAGCGAGCTGAAAGAGAAGTGCAACTGCGATGTCATCGATCTGGCTCACGCTGAGCATGTGGATTTGAAAATCTACGACCAGGTGATGATCGGCGCATCTATTCGTTATGGTCACTTTAATGTGGTACTGGATAAGTTCGTGAAGAAGCACGCTGATACGCTTAATCAGATGCCATCAGCCTTCTTTGGTGTCAACCTCACCGCCCGTAAGCCCGAGAAACGCAGCCCGCAGACTAATGCTTATGTGCGAAAATTCCTACTTAGCTCGCCATGGGAACCTGCAATCTGTGGCGTCTTTGCCGGTGCGCTGCGTTATCCCCGTTATCGCTGGCTGGATAAGGTCATGATCCAACTTATTATGCGTATGACCGGGGGCGAAACGGATACTAGTAAAGAAGTTGAATACACAGACTGGCAGCAGGTGGCTAAATTCGCTGAGGATTTTGGGCAGATATCGTATAAAAAATCACACTAA
- a CDS encoding IMPACT family protein — protein sequence MQPYPVPAEPVTFSEEIKKSRFITLLARTEGVEAAKTFIQDIRHQHPAARHHCWAFVAGAPDDSQQLGFSDDGEPAGTAGKPILSQLMGSGVGEIAAVVVRYYGGIMLGTGGLVKAYGGGVQQALKQLTVQQKVPLAEFAVQCDYSQLQLVETLLSQVGGHILRSEFGAAVDLVLALPAADATATVSHLFDISRGTLLLRPVS from the coding sequence ATGCAGCCGTATCCTGTTCCCGCTGAGCCGGTTACTTTCAGCGAGGAGATAAAGAAGAGCCGCTTCATTACCTTACTGGCAAGAACAGAAGGCGTTGAAGCGGCGAAAACGTTTATTCAGGACATACGACATCAGCATCCGGCAGCGCGTCATCACTGCTGGGCGTTTGTGGCGGGTGCGCCGGATGATTCGCAACAGCTGGGTTTTTCTGATGATGGCGAACCGGCAGGTACCGCGGGCAAACCCATCCTCAGTCAGCTGATGGGGAGTGGCGTCGGAGAAATCGCTGCCGTCGTCGTGCGTTATTACGGTGGCATTATGCTGGGCACCGGCGGGCTGGTAAAAGCCTATGGCGGCGGGGTTCAGCAGGCATTAAAACAACTTACCGTGCAGCAAAAAGTTCCGCTGGCAGAATTCGCGGTGCAGTGTGATTACAGCCAGTTACAGCTGGTGGAAACGCTGCTTTCGCAAGTCGGCGGGCATATTTTACGCAGTGAGTTTGGCGCTGCGGTCGATCTCGTTCTGGCGCTGCCCGCTGCTGATGCAACGGCAACGGTCAGTCATCTGTTCGATATCAGCCGTGGCACGCTCCTTCTGCGTCCGGTTTCTTAA